The Gossypium hirsutum isolate 1008001.06 chromosome A13, Gossypium_hirsutum_v2.1, whole genome shotgun sequence nucleotide sequence CTAGTACTAATATAACtaattatactaataataataataaaacacataccTTCCTTTTGATTTTTGGGGTGGGGGGACATTCAGCAGctcttgatttgttttttttccctttcgATTGATATCTATGGGGGGTTGGGGATCAAACCGATGTGACTCGTCGATCACGGGTTCGAGTCCATATACTCGAAATTTAATATACcaacttataataaaataactGGGTGCCGCCTAACACATCAGTAGcaccaataaaaaatattttttttaattatgcatGTACAATATTTTTGGGTTTGAAATACGGCGGcactcaaaaaaaatatttttttaaatgtgatgTCATCAATAGCAAAGAAGTCGAGTGTCGTAGATTGGTCAAGCGGCATTGGTTTTACACTATTCAGTTTGCCTAGATTAACAAATATTAGGACACTTATCTTATCTAactatgtattttattattttatattgagTAAAAACCCCTAAATAAATTATTGTGAAACAATAAATTATTTTGGAGATTTAATcaatgcaaataaaaaaaatttgaagaaagatacatcatttttgcaaaaaaaaaaggtaaatttctgaaagaaaaaaaatatatattagaaataaaaaaattttaaaaaataagaaaatagatctttcttttaagtaaaaaaaaattacttaccTTTCGGAACAAAAATTAACAGTTTTTAGGTTTCATGTTAAATAAACTGCAATAATTAAAGTTATATAGAGAGAGATTGACTTAGATTTTcatgattgtttttatttttatttttaataaaaatatttattttctgaaCATTATactttaagttttaaaaattataaatctattTAAATTACTATTATCTCTTAAAATtagaatttagtatttaaattttttattttttactttttaaaattataaattaataattattattatcataaatttattaatattattattatttctcagaTGTTCAGGATCACATTTAAAATTCTTTTGAAATGTAAATGAAAAACTATAGAAATTATACAAAAGtattatatttagaaatatagAAGATAATTTTGTTTACCATTTTTAGTAATATAGAgtacatatttataaaatttttcccCTTGATATCTTTTTATTTgtctaaatttaatttataaagaaatctaaataaattaaatttattgtaaACATaggttataaatttatttatctaataaagttaaattttatatttttcatattttaattttatttctataaaatgaatgtttttaattataattatcttCACAAATTCAATTAACGATAGTTATATAAAAAACTGGAATTATATTTTTcgtattttaattacttttatgaattaaatgtttttaacggtaataatataataattagacAATTGTTGAAGATgcttttgaattaaaatattatcataaataatatattataataagaaattagaaatatattaaatcaaaaaaatataataacctTTATGCGTATAAATTATTatagataattaaaaatatttttaatatattttattaattatttattttaattaataaatttttacattattgatcataaatatatttattacaatattgataattttaatatatttttatcaaggaatataattcataaaatctatgtatttatcataaataaatatattttatctaaTAAGAAATAACATATAACTCTGTGGTgattaattgagtaaattatttatcacatatTAAATCACCatagaataatattatattacataatatttttatttatctttattataatattaatacaaaaatattaaaatagttaataaacTCTTACGTGCATGaattaatatattaacataaataatatactataatatattattttaatatatcatcaattaaaatattttaatttgtaataaaccACCAttagactaaatcataaaaattattataaaaataataatttatttataatattgttATTTATCTTAATAGATGATATAacctataaaaaaatttctataatattacatttatttttgtcaatcttaataaatatatatcatttttattttcataacattttttatttaaaaatttgatgatatatctatagtatgattttattataaaaattaaattttaatgaataattaaaaaataaaaaaataaatgaaaaaaatagagaaaacgcCACTTGACGAAAAAATAAGGTAtgcacttttttatattttatatatgtatatatatcatatgATATCTAGATTGACTCTAAATCTAATTttactaaatatattttttaattttgcgcaaaatttacataatttttacataataaatcatataaaaaataaaattattaattaaatataaaaataattataaaatttaaaatgattattttagtaAAGATTTCAAGACAAATTTAGTGAAAATCGCACTTCTACGGTTCTACCTCAATTTTTTGGGAAAAAGATTAGGATTGTGAGAAAAAGTTTTAAGTtgcatattatatattataatgagaCAAAGTTGACAAACCAAGGCCCTAAACATTGACTTTTGCCCCTATTTATCATGCTTTTTCAACCCTCTTTTAATCcttctaatttattatttaatatatatagtaCTGTGTTTCCATGAGAGACGAGAACTGAACTCTTATCCTTTTTTCTGTAAATTCATTCTCTTCTTCAGTGTCATTTCTGAAACTGGAATCTGTATCTTCTTTTAACTTCCTTGAGAATCCCCATATCTTCTTTTCAGCTTTTTCATCTCACTTTCTTTAAACACAACCCTTTAAAGTCACCTAACACCTTTTCAATTtgctcttatttttattttagattcaaAATAACAGCAGACCACCATGGATGTAAGTTGTGTTTCTCTTCTTGTTTGAATCTCTTCTTTAAAGCTAAATCTAAGGTGGGATTTTTCTTGTTTTGTCTGTTTAACTAGGATTATAATTGCAAGAGAAGTGGGCAGATTCCAGCATTTGGAGACTGGGATCATGCAACTGAATTGCCCATAACTCAGTACTTTGAATCTGCTCGAGAAGCTGGTTTGATTGGTTTCAGCTCTTCATCAGCAAAACCCAAACCTTATCTTACTGTTGATTTGAAAACCAAACATCCTCGTAATCATGTTCCTGTTAGAAAGGTTAGCtagctcttcttcttcttcttcttcttcttcttcttctaagaATCTTGCTGAATTTGAGTAAGAGAATGAATGGGGTTTGGTATAATATTTAGCAGGTGAGTAGAGTGAAAGAAAAGCGAGAAGGCAGCGGCGGAGGAGGACCGCTCGTTACGGAGGAAAAGAAGGCGGGGAGAGTTGGTGGCGTGACTGAACCGCCAAGGAAACTCCACTATCAATATCATCATCGACATCCCCACCACCATGTGCCTAACAATATTAATGATTGCAATAAGCAGCATGGAAACGATGTCGTTCCTCCTAAAAGATTGCCTGTTGATGAAGATCTCTACAAAATTACCCCTGAAATCCTCCATTCTTCCAAGCCTGTAAGTGCCCTTCCCATCTCATTTTTTGTAatgtttcaattttatttattagtAGAAGTAACACAAGCAGATTTTAAAATCATGCCTTCACCAATAGGACAATGAAAGGggttaaattttattacttttaactTTTCCTGTACTAAACTATGAAAAGGTGTATTaattttaagtataaataataataataaaaaaataggattttgtttggacaaaaattAAAGCTAAGTGTTTATTTGGATGTAACGAGTTTAtttgaatgaattaaaattataaagtttatgataaaattaagggttttttaaacttaaaatttttcatgttattttttaaatatgatgCATCCAACATATTATTGTATATGTAATCTCATATCagtttattattacttattaaactaacaatttagttaataaattaacAACGGTCATTtgaatcaagactaaaatttaaaaattcaaaaattataaagacTTAAATGATATAATTGGAGAAAATAGACTAAATATAGAACTGCATATATAGTAcaagaataataattaaatttaaccaaacaaatttaattacTATTGTTTGTATCaagaataaaatttcaaattttaaaaaatataagaaccAAAAGTGaccaatttcaaaaaaaagagagactgaaattaatcaaattaaattataaaaattaaatttataactttCGAAAAGTACAAATACAAGATTTTaccttctcttttttttactGATGAGTTAGCAAATGTTAAATGAATTCTAAGGGttcatttcttatatatatatatatatatctatatcatCAACgacaaacataaaaaataaaatctctaaGGCAAATATAACTGtcattaaagttttttttttctgccaatgtattaagattaaaattcacataataattattttgaacttgcattatttattaaattacttttaaaatagatggaaaagttaatCTCTATTAACTCTACTGTGTAACATCCATATGTTAATCTACATGTATATAatgttagtaattaattaatttttttaaaatttaaaaatatttttaaacttttttaataatttaaatatttttataaattttttaaaattttaaaaattaattaattattgaagtatacaccacatcaacaaagttaaccaaaattaatttttcttctcatttgaagtaatttgataaatagtacaaaagattaaaataagatcaattaaatgaaaaagtaaatttatcatttttttatatataaaatttaaaaactaaataaatgatTATGCCACCAATATTTAATCTAAAGAGGCGGACGGAAAAAGTGACCCTTCAAAGATAATATTATAGTCAAGATTTTGGAACAAATATTTTTTACTCCAACATAAGATCCGGATCATTGTTTTCTTTCTCAAAGAGATACATTAGTAAAATTTGGCAATAAATATTTTTCGTGAATAAAATATATGTCAAACTTTATTATCAAGGTTCTTAAGTAAtatgaattatcatacataataaATTCCTTTTCTTTATAAatctctttctttatttttttattttaatatttagtcgAGTTGATTTTATCTATCAActagatttaaatttaattatgaaatacggaaaaaatatatttctcttataaaataaaaaatattacattttatttttttatatataaaattttaaaaattaagtacataataaaatttgaatttaaaatatctttatcttcaacattttatttttatttatataaaatcaatattttacttttatttatataaaatcaatttttattacatattttttttcgcaatcatcaataatatttaaaagaaataacgTTAAAGTTATATACTATATATAGGGAAGCAGTTAGTAATTGTTGAAATTCAAGTTAAGTAgaagtaaaacaaaaataaaaataaaagagaagctAAAATATAACTAACATAAACAAACTTTGTTCATAACAAAAGCTATATACGACCGTGTGATTACAATATATTGTAATGCACCCATAATGCTCTTATAGAGAGACTCATCTTCCATGGGGCTTCCAACATGGGCTGACAAACTGCATGTTGTGACCATTGGGGTAGGTGATCCTTTAAATTTATTCATCATACTTCTTTGAAGTAAATCGAGGATATATTTTCTTTGATTAAGAAAAAGACCTTTTAGAGTGTAGGTTACCTCAATTCCTAGAAAGTAGCTTAACTTCCCCAAATCTTTGAGGGCAAATTGGGAGTTCAACAAACAAATAAACTCATCCACAAGTCGTATGTTGTTTCCAGTGATGATGATATCTTCTACATAGACCAACACATAGATAAGAATAGTGCCAAACTGTTGAACACACAAAGATGCATCAGACTTGGATACCACAAACTTGGCAAACACCAAATATTCCTTTAGCTTGCAAAACCAAGCTCTAAGGGCTTGTTTAATATCATAGAAAGCTTTCCTTAACTTGCAAACTAGTTGTTGACTATCACAATGTTTCTCAAACCCTAGTGGTTGCAACATATAAATGTCCTCAATTAAGTCACCATTTAAAAGCACATTATTTATATCAACTTGTCTGAGAGGCCATCCAAATGTAATAGCCAACGCGATGACCACCCTGATTGTTGTAGGCTTGACAACGGGGCTAAAAGTCTCTTGGAAATCGATACACGTCTGTTGAGAGTAACCTTGAACTACGAATTGCCCTTTATATCGTGCAATAGACCCATCAACATTCTTTTTCACTTTGAAAATCCACTTACACCTTACTACACATATATCTGGAGGTAGTTGAACTAAATCCTAGGTTCGATTTTGAATCAACGCATCAAATTCCTATTGAGCTCCTTTTTGTCTATGCTTCGCTTTGAAAGGCTTCTTCAATAGTCAACGGTTCTTTGTCAGCAAGCCATGTTGAAAACACTTTCGACTTGAATACCCATTCTTCgatcttgtctacatgggatgtatatttgaataaaCTAGTTTGTCAAGAATAGTATCACATTGATCATCATAGTTTCAGTTTTGACTAGGCCTTCACTTTGACCATTACTATTTTGAGTTGGACTAGAACCTTCACATGAAACCTCCCTATTCGTAGGGAAATTGGAGCCTTCACCTGGAACTGGACCAGCACATAAATCATCACATTGACTAGAAGATCTGAATAAGGAAGATAACCTTTCAGGAGGTAAAGAATCATTATGAGGAAATAACAAAGAACTACCAGAAGTAGCAGGAACTAAGTGGCACATGAGATCGTATAAGACCATCAAATGATAGAAAAGTAGAACCAGAACCTGACTGTGTTGAGAGAGCCAAAGGAAAAATGGTCTCATCGAATACAACATGACGAGACATAAAAACCTTGCCATAATCACCAAAACACTTGAAACCTTTATGATTAGAGATAAATCCAAGAAAAATGCACCTTGTTGACCGAAACTGCAGTTTATGTTGACTGTACGGCCTTAGGTAAGGAAAAAATGCACATCCAAATACTCAAAATTGACAATAAGTTTGTTTAGCTTCATATAGCTTCTCATAGGAAGTTTATCCTTGTAATGATTCAGTTGGCAGCCGATTTATCAAGTGTATAGCATGCTTAAAGGCATGAGACTAGTAATTCAAAGGAACTGAAGCTTGAGCCATAAGTGTAAGCCCAATTTTTACTACATGTTAATGCTTCCTCTCAACTACCCTATTCTGTCCTAAAGTGTGAGGACAAGTAACCCGATGTTGAATGCCATTTCAAGATAGAACTGTTGCAAATGAGTGATACTCACCTCCCCAATCACTTTGAAAACTTTTTATGTGGTAACCAAATTGCACTTCAATATACTTTTTGAACTGAATAAAATAGCTCAAAGCTTCTAACAGACTCTTGAGAAAGTACAACCACGTATACCTACTATACATATCAACAAAGGACAGATAATAGAAAAAACCCATTTGATTTCATTTGTGTTGGTCCCCAAAAATCCTAGACTACcagttcaaaagaaaaagaatagattGTACTGGATGAAGAAAAAGGCAGCTTGTAAACTTTGCCTAGCTGACACGCATTACATACTTGTGACAACTTTGctttattgaaattaatattaCAATTGCATAACATTTGAGTAAGAACTCTAGGACAGGGATGGTCAAGCCTCTTatgccatatttcaaaacatTTGGACCTCAACATTAAACACACATGTGGAAAGATTCGAACCAAAAGTAGCTTTAGGAGCACCTGAATGTTCACCAACAGTTGAAGTGTCAAACTTGTAAAGCCCATTATGCATGTGGCCCACAGTAACGTGATCCCTATCTGAATATCCTTTACAAAGCAATTGAAAGGGTGAAACTCAAAATAAACCCTATTTTCCTTAGCAAATTGGCCAACTGAAATCAAATTCCTGCAAATAGTTGGGACATGCAAAACATTCTTAAGCTGCAAAACCCTAGAACTAGTAAATACAGCAAAAGAACCTATATTGGTAATAGGATCAGAATGACCATTTCCTATCGACACCTTACTCATACATGTATATGGCACAACATTTGTGAGCACAGACATATCATTTGTCACATGATTTGTTGCTCTTAAGTCTGGATACCAATCTTGATTAAGAGGAGTGTTAAAGTAACCTCGACTGTTGTTCTTAGCACATGTTTTTGAAGAGGGTTGTTTATTGTGGGATATAGGAGCCCCACAACATGTCTACATATTAAACATTAAGGCAATAGACTagaatagttttaaatttttgaacCATTTTGATTATCGAAACATAATAGTTGACTGACATTGACTGACCCTGTTCATTAGGTAATCTAGAAAATTTTTATCAAACCTATAGTAACAATTTTGTACCACATGGCCAACCTTACCGTACAACTGACACTAAGGCCAAGAGTGAGTAAATCTGCCTCCACGCCCCCTGCCACGATAAGTACCTCTACTTCCCCCTTTATGTTTAAACCCTTGATTGTAATTTCTTGAATAATCACTCAAAGAATCTTACTTTGAACAATTATTACCATAATATTTCTGTCTATTTATCAAGTTAGCCTGTATGGGCACATCAGTAACTATCTCCAACTATCTTGTTTCACAGTCGAGGAGCATCTTAGTTAACATGTCAAGAGACACATGAGTCGCTGATGCAACAACCCTAATAGATTCGTACTCAGTCGAGAGACCTGTCAAGGTTATGCTGACCTATTCTTGATCAGACACCATGTTACCTAGAGTAATCAAACTATCCCACATATTCTTTATCTTAAAAAGATACTCCTTTATAGTAAGTTGACCCCTTTTTTTGAGAATACAAGACATGACATAAGCTGGATATTTTGATGCTAGAATTTGCAACAAACCTCCTTTGAATAGTCGACCACACCTCAAAACTAGGAAATATCCTTGCAGATCATATTTTTCAAGTATCAAAAGAATCTAATGCTTCCACAGGAGAAAATTATCCTCACCTTGTTTGACAGTGTCATGCTTGGGAAAGTGTTGCATCTTCTTGGAGAAAACACAAGAAGTTGATCCTGACTCAGTATGCGAAAGATGTGTCTGACCACCTATGTTTAAAGAATGACATGGACTTTCAGACCTTGGAACCACCTCTGGAGCCATGAAAACCTTCTCAAAACTAACTTACTTCACCAAGAAATCCTAGCTCTCAATACCATATTAGAAGATAGAAAGATCTAGGAAAACCTTCTTTATTGAATAAACTTTCATGCTGATACAACTATACTAACCTTCATATTTAATGTAGCGAATGATAACTGAAAACATTTAATAACTGTTAACTATCTTATCAGTTAACTGTAGCTAAAAACCTTAACTGCTAACAACCCTAACAGTTTCTTTTCTTATTCCATAAGAATGGTTAAAACAAATTGACCCAATAAAGGAGGTATTCTCATAAGAAACTCAACCTTCATATAACacccccaaactcggcctagacattatgcttgaatttggcgatgtcacatgataacGTTTGAAACTAAGTTGCTACGATAAAATAATTTCCATTGGTATTCAATCATTACTTATCTAGTCAATCGTTTTTACAAGTTTCgttacggaagcttttaaaagTCGTTTTGAGTAAATCGTATGTTTAGAGAAAACTTTACCTTTTTGGAAACCGATTTATTAAACGTCTTAGTAgttataaattcataaaaattaagtAATAAACCAAATTAAGGAAAAGTCCCAAAAATTTCgcaaatttacataaaaaattaacccaaaaaataattaagatttaCATACCCAAagttgaaatcaaaatagtgTAAATACGTGTGGCCACTGTCAAGTCCTCCGTTGCACCACTCCGTcatgtctggggattacctgtacagattaaatagaagggagtgagtttatgtaaactcagtgtgtaattcccaTGGAAACAATAGACAGTAAACAGATaatcacagtctgggcctaagcccttttcaatatcaATATCAGTATCAGTTTGGCCTTAGCCTATCTCAGTAACAGTAAGCATTAGAGCCTTAGCCCATCTTAGAAACAGACATGCAatacaaaatcctacccaactagcctctacactccgtctccgtccaaccctacactccatgtagggatataatcaacccacccatccctacactccaaatagtactGAATGGGACACTAGACAGTGATTTGCAACTGAGCTGCCAGTAAGTTAGACTCGAAGTCTTTTAATACACTTCTTCTTATCAAAATAAACCCATCCCCgtgcaatgcaacatacataaATGACATGCTATCTCACAATAACAGTACATACAATTTTCAGTTCAATGTAATAATGCCATgctcaattatatatattcatacaatAGTTAATCAGTCGTTTCCTACAATTACGGGTTTgggtaaagcttaccgaccctatagtaggttcatagtcgtctcgggtgacccgtgcaaccttagcatcaaaatagtgaaaataggcccacaagcccatgttgtcagcccatgtgggcccacacacccatgtggcccacatggcccaatatggccttggccgtgtagatCACACAGCCTAGCTCAGATATACCACACACCCGTATgcctacaaggcccaaattgGTCGAGCCTGTATGTCGCACACAGCCTCGCCCAGTCATCACAAGGTCGTATCATGCACACACGGCCTAGCTCGtcgctcacacacccgtgtaccgtcacacggcctaccacacaagcaactacacgcccgtgtggagtcGACAATAAGCTTTTTTGACTTTTTGTCAAACCCTATTTTctacgtttcgggtacacacctggttcgatTTCAATGCGTAATCACTCTCGAGCACTCCAGAATCTATATTCGACAATAAAAAGCCCAATTTCATTCACTTAATCCAAATTGCTAAGAACAAACAATTCTCAAAAACCATCGACAACTTTACCTCGCTTAAGCAACCCCAATTCCGCACAACCACCGCGTCAATAGGGATCCACCAGCCCCTTAATTTGTGCCTAAACAGACAGTAACTCTGGTCAAATGAATAttcattgaataaattgaaaagaacTCACTTATCACTTACCAACATATGAACTACGTTGCACAAATATGACAAATCGAGAACGAAGCTAAAAAGAGAGAGGAAGGAAAAGGCAGATTCAGCAAATAGAAAGGGAAATTCGGCAGCAAGGGAAGAATGGAGAGGAAAAACGACAGAGATTTTGATAGAAACACAAAttcaaaagtaaagaaaataaaataaaatcctgatAACCCCCAACATCCCTTAATTTTCTCCCTTAATTCCCACTACACaaccactactcagaatccctcTATGACACAACTCTAATTCGAAACTGAGTAAAAATAATACCCTTGCTTACGCAGGGATTCAAACATAGGACCTCCAACTTATCAACACTCCACTTAATCACCAAACTAGCGGGCATTTTCTGATATATTTTACCAGcaattaaacttaagcctacTGAGTAGGGTTTAGcctttattttgaaaagaaaccaaaatttacccaaggtaaggcttgaacttaggacctcttaCACACACtcaga carries:
- the LOC107893820 gene encoding uncharacterized protein isoform X2, giving the protein MDDYNCKRSGQIPAFGDWDHATELPITQYFESAREAGLIGFSSSSAKPKPYLTVDLKTKHPRNHVPVRKVSRVKEKREGSGGGGPLVTEEKKAGRVGGVTEPPRKLHYQYHHRHPHHHVPNNINDCNKQHGNDVVPPKRLPVDEDLYKITPEILHSSKPKKMSGFFSCLLPACATSTTSEPDLA
- the LOC107893820 gene encoding uncharacterized protein isoform X1 gives rise to the protein MDDYNCKRSGQIPAFGDWDHATELPITQYFESAREAGLIGFSSSSAKPKPYLTVDLKTKHPRNHVPVRKQVSRVKEKREGSGGGGPLVTEEKKAGRVGGVTEPPRKLHYQYHHRHPHHHVPNNINDCNKQHGNDVVPPKRLPVDEDLYKITPEILHSSKPKKMSGFFSCLLPACATSTTSEPDLA